A region from the Clostridia bacterium genome encodes:
- a CDS encoding SDR family NAD(P)-dependent oxidoreductase: MTEFKGKTAVICGAANGFGRALARHAASLGMNLVIADIEKDNLEKLCEEVKAAGVEVIAVHADLTLFDEAKKVHEAAIAKFGKCDLLMNCVGTLVPGQVWEIPPDDWDWIIGANLKSHVYTMRLFMPDMIARGEECHIVNIASHAGIIASPTSVAYSTTKFAAVGLNEGTYMALQAKGYKHIGISVVCPAFVQTDFYRSAERRPERYPITDDPYYAGVYKNGYKALENFIKKTGLPVDHFATIVFRGIKDKQFYIHTHNDFYRAVQNRATQILNDGNPKP, from the coding sequence ATGACTGAATTTAAAGGCAAGACCGCCGTTATATGCGGCGCGGCGAACGGATTCGGACGCGCGCTTGCGCGCCATGCTGCGTCCTTGGGAATGAATCTCGTTATAGCCGATATAGAGAAAGATAATCTTGAGAAGCTCTGCGAGGAAGTTAAGGCTGCGGGCGTTGAGGTCATAGCCGTTCACGCCGACCTTACGCTTTTCGACGAGGCGAAGAAGGTACACGAGGCTGCAATTGCGAAGTTCGGCAAATGCGACCTTTTAATGAACTGCGTAGGTACGCTCGTGCCGGGTCAGGTATGGGAGATCCCGCCGGACGATTGGGATTGGATAATCGGCGCGAACTTAAAGAGCCACGTTTATACGATGCGTCTCTTTATGCCCGACATGATAGCGCGCGGCGAGGAGTGCCATATCGTGAACATCGCGTCTCACGCAGGCATTATAGCGTCACCCACGTCCGTTGCGTACAGCACTACGAAGTTTGCCGCAGTCGGCTTAAACGAGGGTACGTACATGGCGCTTCAGGCGAAGGGATATAAGCATATCGGCATAAGCGTAGTATGCCCCGCGTTCGTTCAGACCGACTTTTACAGATCGGCTGAGCGCCGTCCCGAGCGTTATCCCATTACCGACGATCCTTATTATGCAGGCGTTTATAAGAACGGCTATAAGGCGCTTGAGAACTTTATAAAGAAGACGGGTCTTCCGGTAGACCACTTTGCAACGATAGTTTTCCGCGGCATAAAGGACAAGCAGTTCTATATCCACACGCACAACGATTTTTACCGCGCAGTACAGAACCGCGCGACGCAGATATTGAACGACGGCAACCCGAAGCCGTAA
- a CDS encoding FAD-dependent oxidoreductase codes for MKYEKLFQKGKIGKMELKNRIVMPPMGTGLNSASGEVTEHIIKYYEERAKGGCGLIITEISRVDDEWGVGMPNQIQVTHNKYIAGIERLAKAVHKHDSKLLIQLQHAGRENRSSLIEGRQIVAPSAIPCKVVGEMPRALTTAECEMLVAKFIKGAVIAKMATADGVELHAAHGYLINQFLSPYTNKREDKSGGNFEKRMRFIQEIIDGIRLKCGRDFIISVRISADEFVEGGLRIEDSVEIARRLEYMGINCINVSTGIYESSYTIVEDYVFEQGWKRKYAAEIKKAVKMPVIACCNIKRPEVAEELLETGVCDYVALGRQQLAEPEWGNKSKAGREADIRPCIGCLYCFKEIGMMRTIKCTVNPRLGREVEFARFEKDGAGRKVVVAGGGPGGMEAARVLAIRGFDVTLLEKSDKLGGTLNIADKPPHKKYLTWLAANLEHQIRELGVDIKTGCEATVDEIKKYDPYAVIVAAGGTPTVPRIPGIDKPNVVLAEELIVKKHVDLKGKNVAIIGGGVTGLEVAEMFGEECNATVYEMARAVGTALYPVIARRMLMRLAQNGTKIETGTSVVSIGDGEITVATRAGARKEKADVVVLAVGITPNRAFADEIEASFDNVKVIGDAKKAGLISDAIREGFEKAFVL; via the coding sequence GTGAAATACGAAAAGCTCTTTCAAAAAGGCAAAATAGGCAAAATGGAGCTGAAAAACAGGATAGTCATGCCCCCGATGGGCACGGGACTTAACTCCGCTTCGGGCGAAGTAACGGAGCATATCATCAAATATTATGAAGAGCGCGCCAAGGGCGGCTGCGGTCTCATAATCACAGAGATTTCGCGTGTTGACGACGAGTGGGGCGTTGGTATGCCTAACCAGATACAGGTCACTCACAATAAGTATATCGCGGGTATCGAGCGTCTGGCAAAGGCAGTGCATAAGCACGATTCGAAGCTGCTTATTCAGCTTCAGCATGCAGGACGCGAGAACCGTTCGTCGCTCATCGAAGGCCGTCAGATCGTTGCTCCCAGCGCGATCCCCTGCAAGGTGGTCGGCGAAATGCCGCGCGCGCTTACAACTGCGGAATGTGAAATGCTCGTTGCGAAGTTCATAAAGGGCGCAGTTATCGCAAAAATGGCTACTGCCGACGGCGTTGAGCTCCATGCCGCTCACGGCTACCTCATCAACCAGTTCTTAAGCCCTTACACCAACAAGCGCGAGGACAAATCCGGCGGCAATTTTGAAAAGCGTATGCGCTTCATTCAGGAGATAATCGACGGCATCCGCTTAAAGTGCGGCCGCGACTTTATAATAAGCGTACGTATCTCGGCAGACGAGTTCGTCGAGGGCGGTCTGCGCATAGAGGATTCCGTTGAGATCGCGCGCCGTCTTGAATATATGGGCATAAACTGCATAAACGTATCGACGGGCATCTATGAATCGTCGTACACGATAGTTGAGGACTACGTTTTTGAGCAGGGCTGGAAGAGAAAGTATGCAGCGGAGATAAAGAAGGCCGTTAAAATGCCTGTTATCGCGTGCTGCAATATAAAGCGACCCGAGGTTGCAGAGGAGCTGCTCGAAACGGGCGTGTGCGACTACGTTGCTTTGGGACGTCAGCAGCTTGCCGAGCCCGAATGGGGCAATAAGTCAAAGGCAGGCCGCGAAGCCGATATACGTCCCTGCATCGGCTGCCTCTATTGCTTCAAGGAAATAGGCATGATGCGCACGATAAAGTGCACAGTAAATCCGAGGCTCGGCCGCGAAGTTGAGTTCGCGCGCTTTGAAAAGGACGGCGCAGGCCGCAAGGTAGTAGTTGCGGGCGGCGGCCCCGGCGGCATGGAGGCCGCAAGGGTGCTTGCAATACGCGGCTTTGACGTGACTCTTCTTGAGAAGTCGGATAAACTGGGCGGCACATTGAATATCGCGGACAAGCCGCCGCACAAGAAGTATCTTACGTGGCTTGCAGCCAACCTGGAGCATCAGATAAGAGAGCTTGGAGTTGACATAAAAACGGGCTGCGAGGCTACCGTTGACGAAATAAAGAAGTACGACCCCTACGCAGTTATCGTTGCGGCAGGCGGCACGCCCACAGTACCGCGCATACCCGGCATAGACAAGCCTAATGTAGTTTTGGCAGAGGAGCTTATCGTTAAGAAGCACGTTGACTTAAAGGGCAAGAACGTGGCTATTATAGGCGGCGGCGTAACGGGCCTTGAGGTTGCCGAAATGTTCGGCGAGGAGTGCAATGCGACCGTTTATGAGATGGCGCGCGCCGTAGGCACGGCGCTTTATCCCGTAATAGCGCGCAGAATGCTTATGAGACTTGCTCAGAACGGCACTAAGATAGAGACGGGCACAAGCGTTGTTTCCATCGGCGACGGCGAGATAACCGTTGCTACAAGAGCAGGAGCGAGAAAAGAAAAGGCTGACGTTGTTGTGCTGGCAGTAGGCATAACGCCGAACAGAGCGTTTGCGGACGAGATCGAGGCGTCGTTTGACAACGTTAAGGTAATAGGCGACGCAAAGAAAGCCGGACTTATCTCCGATGCTATACGCGAAGGCTTTGAAAAAGCATTCGTGCTTTGA